The sequence below is a genomic window from Arthrobacter sp. U41.
CGCGGACTCCCACGTGGGCGCGCAGGCGGACATCGAGACCCTCCTCGCCGCCACGGACAGCCAGTACCTCAACCTGTGCCTGGACACCGGGCACGCCGAGTACTGCGGCGCGTCCAGCCTGGAGCTGATCAAGAACTACCCGGACCGGATCGGCTACCTGCACCTCAAGCAGATCAACCCGGACATCCTCAGGAAGGTCAACCAGGAGAACATGACCTGGGCCGCCGCCAACCTGGCCGGTGTGATGACCGAACCGCCGAGCGGACTGCCGGACCTGCGCGCCGTCATCGAGGCCGTCGAGGCGCTGAACCGGCCGATCTTTGGCATCGTGGAGCAGGACATGTACCCCGTGGCCTTCGACGTCCCGATGCCGATCGCCAAGCGCACCCGGAACTACTTGCTTTCCTGCGGCTCCCGCACCGCCGTCAACTAGACGTCAACCAGAACTGAGGACAAAACCATGACCAAGACCCTCCGCGTAGCCGTCATCGGCGCCGGCCGAATGGGCGCAGACCACATTCAGCGGCTCAACACCCGTATCCGCGGCGCCGAAGTTGCCGCAGTCGTCGACGTCGACCTGGCCCGTGCCCAGGCCGCCATCGAAGGCATCCCGGGCGCCGTCGCCCTTGCGGACGCCGACGAGGCCCTCAGCAACGGCGACGTCAACGCCGTGCTGATCGCCACCCCGGGTTTCCTGCACGAGGACATCCTGTTCAAGGCGCTCGCCAAGGACATTCCGATCCTCTGCGAGAAGCCGCTCACCCCGGACGCCGAGTCCGCCTGGAGGATCGTCCAGGCCGAGGAAAAGCTCGGCCACCAGCGCATCCAGGTCGGTTTTATGCGACGCTTCGACGCCGAATACGCCGCCCTGGGCAACATCATCCGGAGCTCCGAACTCGGTGAACTGCTGATGCTGCACCACCAGCACCGCAACCCGACCACCCCCGCCGGGTTCACCAACGAAATGCTGATCAACGACTCCGTGGTGCACGAATTCGACGCCATCCGGTACTTCACCGGCGAGGAAATCACCTCCGTCCAGGTCCGCCTCGGCAAGGCCACCCGGAACGCCCCGGCCGGCCAGCACGACCCGCAGCACGTGCTGATCGAAACGGAATCCGGTGTCCTGGCCGACGTGGAGATCTTCGTCAACGCGAAGTTCGGCTACCAGGTGGCCACCCAGGCCTCCTTCGAGGACGGCATCGTCAGCATCGGCGGGGACACGGGCCCGTCCACCCTCAGCAACGGCCGCTGGGGCGGCAGCGTCACCCCGGGCTTCGAGGAGCGCTTCGGGGCCGCCTACGACGTCGAAATCCAGTCCTGGGTGGACGCCGCCCTGCGCGGTGAAATCGGCGGCCCGACGGCCTGGGACGGCTACGCCACCGCCGCCTGCTGCGAGGCCGGCGTCGAGGCGCAGAAGAACGGTGAAAAGGTCGCCGTGAAGCTGAACGCAAAGCCCGCGCTCTACCGCTAGGGCGAACGCCGAAGGGGGCCAGGCCTCCTTCGGCGTTCCTTCCGGTCCCCCGCACAACCTGCCCGATCCACCATGGAGTGTTCCACGTGAAAATCGCACTTGATCCAACGCCCTTCCACCACTCGCACAGCCTGCTCGAATTTCCCCGGGTGGTGGCGGACCTCGGCTACAAGTACATGCAGATGACCCCGCACGCCGACCTCATCCCGTTCTACAACCACCCGAAGGCCGACGACGAACTGGTGGGCCAGCTGGCCAAGGCCTGCAGGGACGCCGGGATCGAAATCGCCTCGATCCTGCCGGTGCTGCGCTGGTCCGGCCCGGATGAGGATGCCCGCGAAGCGGCCGTCCGGTACTGGAAGCGTGCCATCCAGATCGCCGTGGACCTGGGTGTCAGCACCATGAACACCGAATTCAGCGGACGCCCGGAGAAGGCCGAGGAATCCGAGCGCGCGTTCTACCGCTCCATGGAGGAACTGCTGCCGATCATCGAACGCGAAGGCATCGACCTGCTGATCGACCCGCACCCGGACGACTTCGTCGAGGAGGGCCTGGCCGCGATCCGGGTGATCCGCGGCCTGAACTCCAAGCACGTCGGCCTGGTCTACGTCGCTTCGCATAGTTTCCATATGCAGAACGCGCCGCTGGACATCATGCGCGCCGCGGGGGACAAGCTCCGCCTGGTCCACGTCGCCGACACCATGGACCACCACGCCTCGCACGGGCTGCGCTACATCACCAACCCGCCCGGCAACCCGGTCCGGGTGCACCAGCACCTGAAAATCGGCGACGGCGACGTCAACTGGGACGAGTTCTTCGGCGGGCTGAAGGAAATCGGCTTCCTCGACCGCGAGGACACCGTGATGGTCTCCAGCGTCTTCGCGGAGGACGACAACGCCGCCGAGGTCTCCCGCTACCAGCTGGAGACCATGAAGCAGCAGATCCAGAAGGTGAGCGTATGACGTCGGTGGCAACCGCCCAACAGCGGAAGGCGCCCGGAAACCACAAACGGGCACTGCGCACCGCGACCATCATCTCCACCTTCGGTGGGTTGCTCTTCGGCTACGACACCGGTGTCATCAACGGCGCCCTGCCGTACATGCAGGAGGACCTGGGCCTCACGCCGCTCACCGAAGGGCTCGTGACCTCCTCGCTGCTCTTCGGCGCAGCCTTCGGCGCCCTGTTCGGCGGGCGGCTCGCGGACCGTAACGGACGACGCAAAATGATCATGGTGCTCGCCGTCATCTTCCTGATCGGCACCCTCGCCTGCACCTTCGCCCCGAACACCGAAGTGATGATCCTGGCCCGCTTCGTCCTCGGCCTTGCCGTCGGCGGCGCGTCCGTCACCGTCCCGGTGTACCTCGCCGAAGTCTCGCCGAGCGCACGGCGCGGCCGGATCGTGACCCAGAACGAGCTGATGATCGTCACCGGCCAGCTACTGGCCTTCATCTTCAACGCCTACCTCGGCAACACCTTCGGTGAATCCGGCGGGATCTGGCGCTGGATGCTCGTGATCGCCACTCTTCCGGCGATCGCGCTCTGGATCGGCATGAACTTTATGCCCGAAAGCCCCCGCTGGCTGGCCTCGATGGGCAGCTTCGGCGAAACCCTCAGCGTGCTGCAGCGGATCCGCTCCCAGTCCGAGGCCCGGGCCGAGTTCGAGGAAGTCAAGGCCATGGCCGTGGAGGACTACAAGTCCAAGATGGGTTCCTGGAAGGACCTCGGCGTCCCCTGGCTGCGCCGCATCTTCGTGATGGGCGTCGGCCTCGCCGTCATCCAACAGATCACCGGCGTGAACTCGATCATGTACTACGGTACCCAGATCCTCGCTGAGTCCGGCTTCGGCAGGGAGGCTGCGTTGACGGCGAACATCGCCAACGGCGTCATCTCCGTCGTCGCGACCTTCGTGGGGATCTGGCTGCTGGGCAAGGTGGGCCGGCGCAGGATGCTCATCACCGGCCAGCTCGGCACGACGGCGGCGTTGCTGTCGATCGGCTTCTTCTCGCTCATCCTGCCCGAAGGTACCGCCCGCGGCTTCGTGATCCTCGCCCTGACCGTAACGTTCCTGGCATTCCAGCAGGGCGCGATCTCCCCGGTCACCTGGCTGATGCTCTCCGAGATCTTCCCGCTGAAGATCCGCGGCCTGGGCATGGGCGCCTCAGCCTTCGTACTGTGGACAGTGAACTTCCTGGTGGGGTTCGGCTTCCCGCAGCTCCTTGCCGCGATCGGGCTCTCCAACACCTTCTTCGTCTTTGCCGTGCTGGGCGTCGGTGCCATCGCGTTCGCCGCGAAGTACATTCCGGAAACCAAGGACAAGAGCCTGGAAGACCTGGAGCACTACTTCAAGAACGTGGCCGGCAAGCAGCCCGCCACCGCGTAGCCGTGCCTGCAAAGCCCTGCCCCGTCATTCCGTGCGGGGCAGGGCTTTGTGCGTGTCCGGAAGCCGGGCAGCGTCGCTAAACGTGCGCGTGCAGCGTCGGAAGCGCAGCGACGAGCGGCGCCAGCTCCGGCACCTCCTGCGCCTCGGCCAGCGCCCGCTCCAGTGTGGCGTCATGGCTGGGCCGGGCCTCCTCGAGCAGCTTGATGCCGTCCGGCGTGAGCTCGGTGTAGATTCCGCGGCGGTCATCGGCGCACAGGATCCGGGTCAGCAGGCCCCGGTCCTCGAGGCGGTTGACCAGGCGGGTGGTGGCGCTGGCGCTCAGCGCGGTGGCGCGGGCCAGCTGCTGCATCCGCATGTGCCAGCCGTCCTGGCGGCTCAGCGCATCCAGCACGGTGTACTCCACAACGGACAGCTGCGCCACAGCCTGCAGCGAGCGTTCCAGTTCCGCCTCGATCAGTCCATGCAGGGCCGCCAGGGTCCGCCAGCCTTGCGCCCGGACCTCGACGGCGTCGTCCTTGATGCCCATCAGTTCTTCCCTTCAGATCAGCCTGCTCCGCTCCGGAGGACCCCAGGGCGGAGCAGGCCCGCAAATTAGTTGCTTGCGCGGTATAGTTGCTTGTGCAACAATACATAACGCGTCTGCAACTAATAGCTTACGCTTCGCATTTCTTTCCGTACAGTTTTGAAGGAGCTCCACCATGCCAATCGGCCTGATAGCACTCGCCCTCGGCGGGTTCGGGATCGGACTCACTGAGTTCGTCATCATGGGCCTGCTGCCCGAAGTGGCCGCGGACTTCCAGGTCAGCGAGGCCACCGCGGGCTGGCTCATCTCCGGCTACGCGCTCGCCGTCGTCGTCGGGGCCCTGCTCCTGACCGCCGCCGTGACGCGCTTCGAGCGCAAACCCGTCCTGGCCGTGCTGATGGTGCTGTTCATCGCCGGCAACCTGGTCTCCGCCATCGCGCCCGACTACTCGCTGATGATGATCGGCCGCATCATCGCCGCGCTCGCGCACGGCGCCTTCTTCGGCATCGGCGCGGTGGTCGCCGCCAGCATGGTCGCCCCCACCAAAAAGGCCGGCGCGATCGCCATCATGTTCACCGGGCTCACGGCGGCCAACGTCCTGGGCGTTCCCTTCGGCACCATGCTGGGACAGGCCGCCGGCTGGCGCTCCACCTTTTGGGCGATCACCGGCATCGGCATCATTTCCCTCGTCGGCATTTTGACCCTGGTCCCCAGGACAGGCTCAGGGGAGGTTGCCCCCGGCGGCCTGCGCGGGGAGCTCCGCGCCTTCCGCTCCGGCCAGGTATGGCTCTCCATCCTGGTCACCATCCTGGGCTACGGCGGCATGTTCGGCGCCTTCACCTACATCGCCTTCACCCTCACCGAGGTGACCGGGTTCTCCGCTTCCACCGTGCCGTGGCTGCTCATCCTCTTCGGCGTGGGCCTCTTTATCGGCAACACTGTCGGCGGCAAGGCGGCGGACCGGAACGTGGACCGCACCCTGCTGGTGTCGCTCTCCGCGCTGGTGGTCGTCCTCGTGGTCTTCGCGCTCACCGCGGGCAACCAGCCGATGACCATCGCCTCCATGGTGCTGCTGGGCGGCTTCGGCTTCGCCACGGTCCCCGGGCTGCAGATGCGCGTCATGAAATACGCCACGACCGCCCCCACCCTGGCCTCCGGCGCCAACATCGGAGCCTTCAACGTGGGCAACGCACTCGGCGCGTGGATGGGCGGCGTGACCATCACCGCCGGCCTCGGCTACACCTCGCCCATCTGGGCCGGTGCCGGGATCACCCTGCTAGGCCTAGGTGTCATGGTGTTCGCGGCGGCCGCTGCGAAACGGCACGACGCCGGACGTGCCGGCGGCACGCCCGGAACCGGCGTCGCCGGTGCAGACAGCGAGCGGGAAAGCGTGGAACTCCAGCGGGCCTAGCGGCAAAGATTGCATGGCAGATTTGACGACGACGGCGGCCCTCCCGGCTGCCGTCGTCGTCATTCCTGGGCCGCGGCCGCCCTGGAGGCGCCCGGGAACCGGTAGTTCTTTACGCGCATAACGGCCATAGTTACGTGATTACATTCTAATGTCAGGACAAACTATTGACATGAGTGAGCTAAGTCACCATGATCGGAGTAGGCATTATTCCGGCGGCTGCAAGGTAGCAGCCCGGAGCTGAAATCAAAGGAGATTCACGGTGGCTAAATTTTCCTGGCGCAAGGCGACCCTGGTGGCGGCGGTTGTGCCGATGCTGGCAATGAGCGCATGTTCAAGCACCGGCGGCAAGCCCGCAGATTCCGGCAACGCGGCCGGCGGCGGCCAAGTCGCCACGACGGAACGGATGAAGATTGCCCTGATCACCCACGCCGCAGCGGGTGACACCTTCTGGGACATCGTTCGCAAGGGTGCCGAGGAGGCGGCGGCGAAGGACAACGTTGAACTCCTCTACACGTCCGATCCCGAAGCCGGGCGCCAGGCCCAGCTCATCCAGCAGGCTATCGACCAGAAGGTGGACGGCATCGCGGTCACGCTCGCCAAGCCCGAAGCCCTCAGTGACTCCCTGAAGAAGGCCGCCGACGCAGGCATCCCGATTGTGAGCCTTAACGCCGGCGAATCGGTTGCCACCCAGCTGGGGGCTTTCACCCACTTCGGTTCGAACGAAAAGCTCGCCGGTGAGGCCGTCGGCACGCGGCTCGCGGCGGAGAACTTCAAGCACCCGGTCTGCGTGATTCAGGAACAGGGCCACGTCGGCCTGGAAGCACGTTGTGCCGGCGTCAAGGCGAAGGTGCCCGGAACTGAGATCCTTTACGTCGAGGGCAAGGACATGACCTCCGTCCAGTCCACCGCGACGGCCAAGCTGCAGGCTACCAATGACGCCGACGTCATTATCGGCCTCGGCGCCCCCATCACCCTGACTCTCCTCAAATCGGTCACGGATGCCGGCAGTTCTGCCAAGGTGGCAAGTTTCGACCTGAACGCTGATCTCGCCCAGAAGATCGTGGATGGTGCAGTTCTGTTCACCGTGGACCAGCAGCCATGGCTGCAGGGCTACGGCGCCATCGATGCGCTCTGGCAGAACAAGCGCGGCGGATTTAGCATCGGCGGCGGCCAGTCGGTCCTCACCGGCCCGAGCCTCGTCGACAAATCGAATGCGGCCGATGTCCTGACCTTCGCCCAGCAGGGTATCCGCTAACAGCCCGTTGGCCGGGCGGGCTCAGGCCGGCCCGGCAGCAAGGAGATCTCCATGACCATGACCCAGACCAAGACAAAGTCACCGGCGCCCGATGAGCGCGTCGCCAAGCGCAGTCCGTTCCAGAAGCTTCTCGGACGTCCCGAGGTCGGCGCCCTGGTGGGCGCGATCGTCCTCTTCATCTTCTTCGCGGCCGTTTCCCCGACGTTCACCCAGCCCAATGCGCTGGCGACCATCCTGTACGGCAGCTCCACGATCGGGATCATGGCCGTGGGGGTGTCCTTGCTGATGATCGGCGGGGAATTCGACCTGTCCACCGGTGTTGCCGTGATCTCCTCGGCGCTGACGGCGTCGATGTTCAGCTGGTACTTCAGCACGAACGTCTGGGTCGGCGTCCTCCTGGCCCTGGTGGTCTCCCTGGGCATCGGCTACATCAACGGCTGGATCCTGATGAAGACCAAGCTGCCCAGCTTCATCGTCACCCTGGCCACCTTCCTGATGCTGACCGGCTTGAACCTGGGCCTGACCCGCCTGATCGGCGGCTCGGTCTCCTCCCCGTCCATCTCCAACATGGACGGCTTCGCCTCGGCCCGGGCGGTGTTCGCCTCCTCGGTCACCATCGGCGGCGTCGACGTCAAAATCACGGTGTTCATCTGGATCGCGCTCGTTGCGGTCGCCACCTGGGTGCTGATGCGGACCCGGGTGGGGAACTGGATCTTCGCCGTCGGTGGGGACGCGAACGCCGCCCGCGCCGTGGGTGTGCCGGTCAAGGCCACCAAGATCGGACTGTTCATGGCCGTCGGGTTCTGCGGCTGGATCCTGGGCATGCACAACCTCTTTGCCTTCGACACGGTGCAGTCCGGTGAAGGCGTGGGCAACGAATTCCTCTACATCATCGCCGCGGTCATCGGCGGGTGCCTCCTGACCGGCGGCTACGGCTCGGCGATCGGCGGCGCGATCGGCGCGTTCATCTTCGGCATGGCCAACAAGGGCATTGTCTACGCCCAGTGGAACCCGGACTGGTTCAAGTTCTTCCTGGGCCTGATGCTGCTGCTGGCCACCATCGTCAACCTCATCGTCAAGCGCCGCGCGGAACTCAAGTAAAGGGGCCCGGAGAAATGAACGCCAACGAAATCGACCAGCAAACGCTGCTCCAGAACGAAAAAGACCCCCTCACCCACACCCCCG
It includes:
- a CDS encoding sugar porter family MFS transporter; protein product: MTSVATAQQRKAPGNHKRALRTATIISTFGGLLFGYDTGVINGALPYMQEDLGLTPLTEGLVTSSLLFGAAFGALFGGRLADRNGRRKMIMVLAVIFLIGTLACTFAPNTEVMILARFVLGLAVGGASVTVPVYLAEVSPSARRGRIVTQNELMIVTGQLLAFIFNAYLGNTFGESGGIWRWMLVIATLPAIALWIGMNFMPESPRWLASMGSFGETLSVLQRIRSQSEARAEFEEVKAMAVEDYKSKMGSWKDLGVPWLRRIFVMGVGLAVIQQITGVNSIMYYGTQILAESGFGREAALTANIANGVISVVATFVGIWLLGKVGRRRMLITGQLGTTAALLSIGFFSLILPEGTARGFVILALTVTFLAFQQGAISPVTWLMLSEIFPLKIRGLGMGASAFVLWTVNFLVGFGFPQLLAAIGLSNTFFVFAVLGVGAIAFAAKYIPETKDKSLEDLEHYFKNVAGKQPATA
- a CDS encoding MarR family winged helix-turn-helix transcriptional regulator, with amino-acid sequence MGIKDDAVEVRAQGWRTLAALHGLIEAELERSLQAVAQLSVVEYTVLDALSRQDGWHMRMQQLARATALSASATTRLVNRLEDRGLLTRILCADDRRGIYTELTPDGIKLLEEARPSHDATLERALAEAQEVPELAPLVAALPTLHAHV
- a CDS encoding MFS transporter, yielding MPIGLIALALGGFGIGLTEFVIMGLLPEVAADFQVSEATAGWLISGYALAVVVGALLLTAAVTRFERKPVLAVLMVLFIAGNLVSAIAPDYSLMMIGRIIAALAHGAFFGIGAVVAASMVAPTKKAGAIAIMFTGLTAANVLGVPFGTMLGQAAGWRSTFWAITGIGIISLVGILTLVPRTGSGEVAPGGLRGELRAFRSGQVWLSILVTILGYGGMFGAFTYIAFTLTEVTGFSASTVPWLLILFGVGLFIGNTVGGKAADRNVDRTLLVSLSALVVVLVVFALTAGNQPMTIASMVLLGGFGFATVPGLQMRVMKYATTAPTLASGANIGAFNVGNALGAWMGGVTITAGLGYTSPIWAGAGITLLGLGVMVFAAAAAKRHDAGRAGGTPGTGVAGADSERESVELQRA
- a CDS encoding Gfo/Idh/MocA family protein translates to MTKTLRVAVIGAGRMGADHIQRLNTRIRGAEVAAVVDVDLARAQAAIEGIPGAVALADADEALSNGDVNAVLIATPGFLHEDILFKALAKDIPILCEKPLTPDAESAWRIVQAEEKLGHQRIQVGFMRRFDAEYAALGNIIRSSELGELLMLHHQHRNPTTPAGFTNEMLINDSVVHEFDAIRYFTGEEITSVQVRLGKATRNAPAGQHDPQHVLIETESGVLADVEIFVNAKFGYQVATQASFEDGIVSIGGDTGPSTLSNGRWGGSVTPGFEERFGAAYDVEIQSWVDAALRGEIGGPTAWDGYATAACCEAGVEAQKNGEKVAVKLNAKPALYR
- a CDS encoding ABC transporter permease — translated: MTMTQTKTKSPAPDERVAKRSPFQKLLGRPEVGALVGAIVLFIFFAAVSPTFTQPNALATILYGSSTIGIMAVGVSLLMIGGEFDLSTGVAVISSALTASMFSWYFSTNVWVGVLLALVVSLGIGYINGWILMKTKLPSFIVTLATFLMLTGLNLGLTRLIGGSVSSPSISNMDGFASARAVFASSVTIGGVDVKITVFIWIALVAVATWVLMRTRVGNWIFAVGGDANAARAVGVPVKATKIGLFMAVGFCGWILGMHNLFAFDTVQSGEGVGNEFLYIIAAVIGGCLLTGGYGSAIGGAIGAFIFGMANKGIVYAQWNPDWFKFFLGLMLLLATIVNLIVKRRAELK
- a CDS encoding sugar phosphate isomerase/epimerase family protein, which translates into the protein MKIALDPTPFHHSHSLLEFPRVVADLGYKYMQMTPHADLIPFYNHPKADDELVGQLAKACRDAGIEIASILPVLRWSGPDEDAREAAVRYWKRAIQIAVDLGVSTMNTEFSGRPEKAEESERAFYRSMEELLPIIEREGIDLLIDPHPDDFVEEGLAAIRVIRGLNSKHVGLVYVASHSFHMQNAPLDIMRAAGDKLRLVHVADTMDHHASHGLRYITNPPGNPVRVHQHLKIGDGDVNWDEFFGGLKEIGFLDREDTVMVSSVFAEDDNAAEVSRYQLETMKQQIQKVSV
- a CDS encoding substrate-binding domain-containing protein, whose protein sequence is MAKFSWRKATLVAAVVPMLAMSACSSTGGKPADSGNAAGGGQVATTERMKIALITHAAAGDTFWDIVRKGAEEAAAKDNVELLYTSDPEAGRQAQLIQQAIDQKVDGIAVTLAKPEALSDSLKKAADAGIPIVSLNAGESVATQLGAFTHFGSNEKLAGEAVGTRLAAENFKHPVCVIQEQGHVGLEARCAGVKAKVPGTEILYVEGKDMTSVQSTATAKLQATNDADVIIGLGAPITLTLLKSVTDAGSSAKVASFDLNADLAQKIVDGAVLFTVDQQPWLQGYGAIDALWQNKRGGFSIGGGQSVLTGPSLVDKSNAADVLTFAQQGIR